The Brachyhypopomus gauderio isolate BG-103 chromosome 17, BGAUD_0.2, whole genome shotgun sequence genome includes a window with the following:
- the adgrf3a gene encoding adhesion G protein-coupled receptor F5 isoform X2, with product MKIMSSVSVTALEKVVADAATTLKGTFIIETTGLVNINTDQSNVTVPYGSSVTITCHPPEPLGIGSWTFQQNWNTAVITNGTEATIIQGYVHSMVSISKVSEVWKGTFTCRYKSKNSTFITHTANIFLDVALLPQITITSWPPCPSCRGGVSPVSVLVKCIIFNQTEEYTVHWTSATPDTPNGTPIPNGQISYQATAQIFCDQKSQTIDVECNFLNRLNQTQNNSITIPIIYDDSLICKGENSWPDVKASYTVTQLCEGARVGVETRACSAQGSWYPEISQCVNTDLHDLLNDAKNLQRGQGIVESNADLIFSRLRQSTENSIFNTHANINASVEVMGTMTNASTSQNSTWSTTVFPDVVKSSSNLLNDSLLQYWKYNQSDYSLAVNFLSSFEGVIKRSKMNSSAIVNVQQENVQIVICNQTYSNKPCNTEFNASITEASNTVIQTGFKNLNYSLPFAFNNVNVNTNNIILSVISLNNETTQVTMSFAVQRLPNYKMYCVYLNESTSQWSDDGCRWGGADFPNVCHCIHNSAFTILMSKAPIHLLYEDELTNAGLGFSISSLALCLVIECVVWNTVVKSSISHFRHTVLVNIMFSLLIANCCFLTASSKFQSRENWCLVLTVIQHFCLLAMFFWTLCLSMGLLHQLIFVFVNLRKKVYLGLSFSLGYVCPLIIVTITIISHNNGAPGLYYDTQTCWLIHKNILQGSIYSFIIPVGIIVIVNMFTMVVVISRILKPTVSEGKTHDEKEVARSIVKTVVFLTPTLGITWVLGLFVIIVDLTTSPLAQIVNYSFIIFNSFQGFFILLSGCLGEKRVRDALLNHFKQQQSAHYKSETSSKRSAIKNK from the exons ATGAAGATAATGAGTTCAGTTAGTGTGACTGCTCTTGAAAAGGTAGTTGCAGATGCAGCAACAACTCTCAAAGGCACCTTTATCATTGAAACAACAG GACTTGTAAATATCAACACCGACCAGTCCAATGTAACAGTTCCATATGGCAGTTCTGTTACCATAACTTGTCATCCACCAGAACCATTAGGAATTGGTAGTTGGACCTTTCAACAAAACTGGAACACAGCAGTAATCACCAATGGGACTGAAGCTACAATTATTCAAGGATATGTACACTCAATGGTCTCCATTAGCAAAGTTTCAGAAGTATGGAAAG GAACGTTTACTTGTCGGTACAAGTCAAAAAATTCTACCTTCATCACACATACAGCCAATATCTTTTTGGATGTAGCACTTCTTCCACAAATCACCATCACCAGCTGGCCTCCTTGCCCGAGTTGTAGAGGGGGTGTATCACCGGTGTCTGTATTAGTTAAGTGCATTATTTTTAACCAGACAGAAGAATATACTGTTCATTGGACATCAGCCACCCCAGACACACCAAACG GAACTCCTATACCGAATGGTCAAATCTCATATCAAGCCACAGCACAAATCTTTTGTGATCAAAAGTCTCAAACAATCGATGTGGAATGCAATTTCCTTAACAGACTAAATCAGACACAGAACAACAGTATAACAATTCCCATCATTTATG ATGATTCACTTATTTGCAAAGGAGAAAACAGTTGGCCAGATGTAAAAGCTTCATATACTGTCACACAATTATGTGAGGGTGCTAGAGTTGGAGTAGAAACCAGAGCCTGTTCGGCCCAAGGTTCATGGTACCCTGAAATCAGTCAGTGTGTGAACACAGACCTACACGATCTTCTAAATGATGCTAAG AATCTCCAGAGAGGACAAGGAATTGTTGAATCAAACGCAGATCTGATTTTCAGTCGTTTGAGGCAATCAACTGAAAATTCCATCTTCAATACACATGCAAATATTAATGCATCTGTGGAGGTTATGGGAACCATGACCAATGCTTCTACCTCCCAGAACTCTACATGGAGCACCACTGTCTTCCCT GATGTTGTGAAAAGTTCCAGCAATCTTCTGAATGACAGTCTACTACAATACTGGAAGTACAATCAGAGTGATTACAGTTTGGCTGTTAATTTTTTGAGCTCTTTTGAAGGAGTCATAAAACGATCAAAAATGAATTCATCAGCAATTGTTAATGTACAGCAAGAAAATGTGCAAATAGTAATATGTAACCAAACTTATTCAAATAAACCATGTAATACAGAATTCAACGCCAGCATCACGGAAGCATCCAACACAGTGATACAAACAGGGTTCAAGAATCTAAACTACAGTTTACCTTTTGCTTTTAATAATGTAAATGTCAATACAAATAATATTATTTTGTCAGTCATTTCTCTGAATAATGAAACTACACAAGTCACAATGTCATTCGCAGTACAGAGACTACCAAATTACAAAATGTACTGTGTGTATTTGAACGAGAGTACATCACAGTGGTCTGATGATGGGTGTAGATGGGGTGGTGCAGATTTTCCGAATGTCTGTCATTGCATCCATAACAGTGCATTTACAATTCTAATGTCCAAAGCCCCTATACATCTACTGTATGAGGATGAATTAACCAATGCTGGTTTAGGCTTCTCTATCAGTTCGCTTGCTCTGTGTTTAGTAATCGAGTGTGTGGTATGGAATACTGTAGTAAAGTCAAGCATTTCCCACTTCAGACACACTGTATTAGTCAATATTATGTTTTCCTTGTTGATAGCAAACTGCTGTTTTCTAACTGCATCTTCTAAATTTCAATCCCGTGAAAACTGGTGTTTAGTTCTTACAGTGATACAGCATTTCTGCTTGTTGGCTATGTTTTTCTGGACATTATGTCTGAGTATGGGGCTCTTGCACCAattaatatttgtttttgttaacTTGAGAAAGAAAGTGTATTTGGGATTGTCTTTTTCTCTTGGCTATGTGTGTCCTTTAATTATAGTAACAATCACCATCATATCTCATAACAATGGTGCTCCTGGCTTATACTACGATACCCAAACATGCTGGTTAatacataaaaatatattacaGGGGTCAATCTATTCCTTTATTATTCCTGTTGGTATAATTGTGATTGTGAATATGTTCACCATGGTTGTGGTTATTAGCAGGATCCTAAAACCGACTGTATCAGAGGGAAAAACTCACGATGAAAAGGAAGTTGCAAGAAGTATTGTTAAAACTGTTGTCTTCCTAACCCCTACCCTTGGAATTACATGGGTCCTTGGGCTATTTGTGATAATAGTCGACCTAACAACCTCACCTCTTGCTCAGATTGTGAATTATAGTTTTATCATCTTCAATTCATTTCAG GGCTTCTTTATATTGCTCTCGGGATGTCTTGGGGAGAAAAGG GTTCGAGATGCACTGCTCAATCATTTTAAACAACAG CAATCTGCACACTACAAAAGTGAGACCTCATCAAAGAGATCagcaattaaaaataaataa
- the adgrf3a gene encoding adhesion G protein-coupled receptor F5 isoform X1 — translation MKFCIELTLLVLGLLFKASSSENSTKVYYVELQIESSAYDNFTYLLSTIPNLPVNDSVLKTINVTTDCDVDTGTCNCTEYNSWSDAVCQNYSSCCHQPHCTFNAHNPTAMCLSAKRVSIKGSMTLNESFSKWYYDKKSKEYETLKKNYTQQLESCFSSLEWFDSLSITGFRQGSVIVDFEMKIMSSVSVTALEKVVADAATTLKGTFIIETTGLVNINTDQSNVTVPYGSSVTITCHPPEPLGIGSWTFQQNWNTAVITNGTEATIIQGYVHSMVSISKVSEVWKGTFTCRYKSKNSTFITHTANIFLDVALLPQITITSWPPCPSCRGGVSPVSVLVKCIIFNQTEEYTVHWTSATPDTPNGTPIPNGQISYQATAQIFCDQKSQTIDVECNFLNRLNQTQNNSITIPIIYDDSLICKGENSWPDVKASYTVTQLCEGARVGVETRACSAQGSWYPEISQCVNTDLHDLLNDAKNLQRGQGIVESNADLIFSRLRQSTENSIFNTHANINASVEVMGTMTNASTSQNSTWSTTVFPDVVKSSSNLLNDSLLQYWKYNQSDYSLAVNFLSSFEGVIKRSKMNSSAIVNVQQENVQIVICNQTYSNKPCNTEFNASITEASNTVIQTGFKNLNYSLPFAFNNVNVNTNNIILSVISLNNETTQVTMSFAVQRLPNYKMYCVYLNESTSQWSDDGCRWGGADFPNVCHCIHNSAFTILMSKAPIHLLYEDELTNAGLGFSISSLALCLVIECVVWNTVVKSSISHFRHTVLVNIMFSLLIANCCFLTASSKFQSRENWCLVLTVIQHFCLLAMFFWTLCLSMGLLHQLIFVFVNLRKKVYLGLSFSLGYVCPLIIVTITIISHNNGAPGLYYDTQTCWLIHKNILQGSIYSFIIPVGIIVIVNMFTMVVVISRILKPTVSEGKTHDEKEVARSIVKTVVFLTPTLGITWVLGLFVIIVDLTTSPLAQIVNYSFIIFNSFQGFFILLSGCLGEKRVRDALLNHFKQQQSAHYKSETSSKRSAIKNK, via the exons ATGAAATTCTGTATAGAGTTGACCCTCCTCGTACTGGGATTGCTTTTCAAG gctTCTTCTTCAG AGAATTCAACAAAAGTGTACTATGTTGAACTTCAAATAGAGAGTAGTGCATATGACAATTTCACTTACCTGCTTTCAACGATTCCAAACCTGCCTGTCAATGACTCAGTATTAAAAACCATCAATGTTACAACAG ACTGTGATGTAGACACTGGTACTTGTAACTGCACAGAGTATAACAGCTGGAGTGATGCTGTGTGCCAGAACTACTCATCATGCTGCCATCAAccacactgcacttttaatgCTCACAACCCTACTGCTATGTGTCTCTCTGCCAAAAGAG TTTCTATCAAAGGATCAATGACTCTAAATGAGTCATTTTCTAAATGGTATTATGACAAGAAAAGTAAAGAATATGAAACccttaaaaaaaattacactcAACAG cTGGAATCTTGTTTCAGTTCTCTGGAATGGTTTGACTCATTGAGCATCACTGGATTCAG ACAGGGTAGTGTCATTGTCGATTTTGAGATGAAGATAATGAGTTCAGTTAGTGTGACTGCTCTTGAAAAGGTAGTTGCAGATGCAGCAACAACTCTCAAAGGCACCTTTATCATTGAAACAACAG GACTTGTAAATATCAACACCGACCAGTCCAATGTAACAGTTCCATATGGCAGTTCTGTTACCATAACTTGTCATCCACCAGAACCATTAGGAATTGGTAGTTGGACCTTTCAACAAAACTGGAACACAGCAGTAATCACCAATGGGACTGAAGCTACAATTATTCAAGGATATGTACACTCAATGGTCTCCATTAGCAAAGTTTCAGAAGTATGGAAAG GAACGTTTACTTGTCGGTACAAGTCAAAAAATTCTACCTTCATCACACATACAGCCAATATCTTTTTGGATGTAGCACTTCTTCCACAAATCACCATCACCAGCTGGCCTCCTTGCCCGAGTTGTAGAGGGGGTGTATCACCGGTGTCTGTATTAGTTAAGTGCATTATTTTTAACCAGACAGAAGAATATACTGTTCATTGGACATCAGCCACCCCAGACACACCAAACG GAACTCCTATACCGAATGGTCAAATCTCATATCAAGCCACAGCACAAATCTTTTGTGATCAAAAGTCTCAAACAATCGATGTGGAATGCAATTTCCTTAACAGACTAAATCAGACACAGAACAACAGTATAACAATTCCCATCATTTATG ATGATTCACTTATTTGCAAAGGAGAAAACAGTTGGCCAGATGTAAAAGCTTCATATACTGTCACACAATTATGTGAGGGTGCTAGAGTTGGAGTAGAAACCAGAGCCTGTTCGGCCCAAGGTTCATGGTACCCTGAAATCAGTCAGTGTGTGAACACAGACCTACACGATCTTCTAAATGATGCTAAG AATCTCCAGAGAGGACAAGGAATTGTTGAATCAAACGCAGATCTGATTTTCAGTCGTTTGAGGCAATCAACTGAAAATTCCATCTTCAATACACATGCAAATATTAATGCATCTGTGGAGGTTATGGGAACCATGACCAATGCTTCTACCTCCCAGAACTCTACATGGAGCACCACTGTCTTCCCT GATGTTGTGAAAAGTTCCAGCAATCTTCTGAATGACAGTCTACTACAATACTGGAAGTACAATCAGAGTGATTACAGTTTGGCTGTTAATTTTTTGAGCTCTTTTGAAGGAGTCATAAAACGATCAAAAATGAATTCATCAGCAATTGTTAATGTACAGCAAGAAAATGTGCAAATAGTAATATGTAACCAAACTTATTCAAATAAACCATGTAATACAGAATTCAACGCCAGCATCACGGAAGCATCCAACACAGTGATACAAACAGGGTTCAAGAATCTAAACTACAGTTTACCTTTTGCTTTTAATAATGTAAATGTCAATACAAATAATATTATTTTGTCAGTCATTTCTCTGAATAATGAAACTACACAAGTCACAATGTCATTCGCAGTACAGAGACTACCAAATTACAAAATGTACTGTGTGTATTTGAACGAGAGTACATCACAGTGGTCTGATGATGGGTGTAGATGGGGTGGTGCAGATTTTCCGAATGTCTGTCATTGCATCCATAACAGTGCATTTACAATTCTAATGTCCAAAGCCCCTATACATCTACTGTATGAGGATGAATTAACCAATGCTGGTTTAGGCTTCTCTATCAGTTCGCTTGCTCTGTGTTTAGTAATCGAGTGTGTGGTATGGAATACTGTAGTAAAGTCAAGCATTTCCCACTTCAGACACACTGTATTAGTCAATATTATGTTTTCCTTGTTGATAGCAAACTGCTGTTTTCTAACTGCATCTTCTAAATTTCAATCCCGTGAAAACTGGTGTTTAGTTCTTACAGTGATACAGCATTTCTGCTTGTTGGCTATGTTTTTCTGGACATTATGTCTGAGTATGGGGCTCTTGCACCAattaatatttgtttttgttaacTTGAGAAAGAAAGTGTATTTGGGATTGTCTTTTTCTCTTGGCTATGTGTGTCCTTTAATTATAGTAACAATCACCATCATATCTCATAACAATGGTGCTCCTGGCTTATACTACGATACCCAAACATGCTGGTTAatacataaaaatatattacaGGGGTCAATCTATTCCTTTATTATTCCTGTTGGTATAATTGTGATTGTGAATATGTTCACCATGGTTGTGGTTATTAGCAGGATCCTAAAACCGACTGTATCAGAGGGAAAAACTCACGATGAAAAGGAAGTTGCAAGAAGTATTGTTAAAACTGTTGTCTTCCTAACCCCTACCCTTGGAATTACATGGGTCCTTGGGCTATTTGTGATAATAGTCGACCTAACAACCTCACCTCTTGCTCAGATTGTGAATTATAGTTTTATCATCTTCAATTCATTTCAG GGCTTCTTTATATTGCTCTCGGGATGTCTTGGGGAGAAAAGG GTTCGAGATGCACTGCTCAATCATTTTAAACAACAG CAATCTGCACACTACAAAAGTGAGACCTCATCAAAGAGATCagcaattaaaaataaataa